AAATAATGTGGTATTAATTTTTGTACAGAGAAGTAAAATCTAATTTGTCATTTAATCATTCTAATGGACACATACATGATCGGAATGTTGCATCCTGGGATAGGATTCAGGCACTTTATTAGTCAATTAGGGTCTTTAGCTGATGCTGTCCAATATCATACACAAATTCATGACATAACCATGACCATGCAAATGGACTATACCATTTatataatggggggggggggggaatgggtAATTACCTCATCACAAGCAGCACACCTAGGCTTGAGTGTATCTGCATAATGCCTGCCACAGTAGATGTTATCCCCTTTGAAGAAATAGATCAGGTCCACCAACAATTCATTGCATGTGGTACATCGGAAGCAGCCGGGGTGCCAGCACTTGTCCACTCCTGCCCTCTCGGCGAAGACGGCCACGTCGCCGCCGCTCATGTTCTCCCCGCACTTGACGCATTGCTGGGAACGAGAGAGAAGGTGAAAGGAGAAGAATGTTAGCATGTCAAAATGACAGGTCAAGATCGGTGTTTACAGCAGTGGAGTAGGGGAACTCTCCGGTCATTCAAAATAAGAAGTGACTAATACCAGCTTAGGACACCTATGTGTATTTACTTGGTAAACACGACTTCAAGCACACACCCCCATCTTGAATGATTAATAAGTGCAAAGGAATGGCAGATGCATCAAAACCGGCATTGGCAGTGTACGTAAATGAAAATTCCCAAcccaacttttaaaaaaaaggcataatatataatgttgattttttttataaatatgatgatgaaggATATCAAACCTTAAAATAGCGGATGATtatttggacattttttttccttcattttcactttcaatTTAATAGAGGCAGAAACTTGTATGACAAACAAGGAATTTACACAATatcttgaaataaatatttaggAAAACCAAATCCAAATACACTCTGACTGGTAGAATGCTTAGGTTTGCccatcccccctcccacacaaaaacaaaaaaaatacaaatagtacaagaatacaataatttcacaTGAGActaagaacaaaatatttactCAGAACATATCTttcccatacatgtatatgggaaAATAAAGTTAAACAACAAGTCTTGACCTACAGTGTACAATGGTTCTTTTGAAATTggtatataaatatgaaaataatacactCACCTAAACACAGCAGTAAACATAAACTAGAATGATCTTTTCTGTTTGctgttttatgattttttttgtgacaATGCAATTACCATATCTTTATTTGTCCCAGACAAATTTATTCACATTAATACATAAATCGACATACTTTATACTGcaagaaaaaacaatataagATACTCTGTGTGATAGATAATACTAAGACCAAAGAACAAATGGCATTATCAGTCATCCTTGAATTCTATTCAACAAGTTCTTAAGTTCATTTTAACAATGGCCATTAGAGAAATGAAGACCAATGTCACAATTTATATTCAAGTACAAGGATATAAGGATATTATATCATACATTATGTATTTTGTGGGGTATCAGTTTACAAAAGCTCTCAACATTATCATAAGAGTGATGTTTCATTATAATGCTAAGGATAAAGTCAATCTATCATATTTACAACTGAATCAATCTCTCTTATGTCCATGAATACAATTGCTTAGAATATTACATTAGTTCCCGAATTACCCCCTCAATATGGCTGAAAGTAATTTGATTTCAACTTTTCTTCCTTATGTGTTTCTATGGTGACGCGACATTGGctctggtcttaatatctcagagggcatagggatagagttatgattgtaaaagagtttttggttcGGAATAAAGTAAAGATAAGGATTGGGGTTTATTAAGTTTTGGAGGTTAAATTTTATgattggcttaacgtgcagattttccatcagagcaatggtcactggagcaaatgtcatgtaacCGTTCTATATTCCGTATTCTATATCCAGTATTTAATGTGTGCCTGAAAgaattggtgatattttgatgtaaaatgtgaataaaCTTACCCATATTGTGTACCACTCCCACAAATACTTCATTTCATAATGCAAAATGCATATTAAGCACTATTCCCCCTCAAAATATAGATTTGCAAAAGTCACGCAAAAcaactttgagaaaaaaaacctttcaaaTAATCTGAATTGTGttgtcatttcaaaattatCAGATTCAGAAACAGATGTATTTATTCCTACCAACATTTCTTACGCTTATGAAAAGTATGTCCATATTAATTGATAATATGATCACCGAACCAGCATGTACAGTGCATTTATCAttaattcatgaagacatgcaatACCGCTGGGATTGTTCCCATTATTGCATCATTTTAGATGGTTTCTCAATTACAAGGTTGTAAGGATGACAATTCATGTAATTACAGGGGCAATGCAGTGTGAATTTCAGGTTTTGCTTCAGTGAGGACAGACTCAGAATGAATTATTTGACTCCAAATGAGATTTGATCATATGAGGATTTATGTTAAAGGAATcttattttaaatgaatttttatcatcattgtccTTCAAAATATGCTGGAAATACTGGGTTTAATTAttaatgcaaaatgaatgaaaaaaatcatataaaatgcaACCATGGATTTTTTaagaacaaaatacattttgaaaagatatAAGTGTCTGAAATACATTCATAAAGGGTGACATGATGCGAGAGGAAGGGGGGATGGGCAGTCTTTAGAAGATTATTATTACTAACTTATACTGCACTTTTGCAATTAGCCCCAAAATGCTTaatgaattaaatcaaattgTGTGCAATTGATGTTTGGAGACGATAACCAGTTGTAAAATACTAGAAACATCTTTCAAATTGTATTATAACCACAGGTTCTAATTCTACATCAATTTTCAATTGCTTTTCTTCCATCTCTCAAGGTtacataaatcaaataaacaatATACAAAGCCATATCCACTTTTTATTGCAATTAAATCTAATGGATGGTCCCTTTAAAGCCCGGCTGATAGAAATGCTCCGCTTATCCGACTAATCAGAATTTAATGATGCTGTACATTAGTCTTCTAGTACATACTTTGATCACATTGTTGTAGGGTCAGATGGCTTATATAGATTAGGGTTTATTAAGTGGAGACCATACTCTACCAACTGAAATAATACAAAGTCCTATGTTCCTCACACTAGTATGATatttgaaatggaaaatgatacttctttttgctttgtttttatgtttttgcaAGAATTGTCTGATCTGAAAATGTTAATATAGAAATAACTTTGGTGAgttattataccaaaaaaaaatcttaaaataaaaaagtttacaTCAAACAAATTGCATCAAAATAGTATATATGTTCAAggaaatttatatatacatctaATGCTATGATTAATGGAATATATCTTTAGAAGGCAGCAACTACAATGCTTAACACAATGAAACTAAACAGCAATCAAAGTGTATTTCCAATTCTTCTAAGGTTAGCATTCCCTTTTATAAACAAGTAATTAGTTAAAGTTAGTCCACATAGACTACTGTCTACGAACGAGCATGTTATAATAACTGACTGACCAATCTAATTGCTCATTTCCATTAGAGATTGCTATTTCTAGACCTTGTTATATTTTAAGCACAATCATCCCATAATCTCAACCACCAAAGAGATGAACATCATATCTATTGATAGTGTATATCAGTCGTCAACTCTCTTGTATATTAGGAATTAATGTACATGAAGCAGCATCAGACAATATTCTACTATTTGCTGAACATTGCAACGAATACTGAGTATTATTTCTATGATTCTATAGTTGCTACAAATCCtgaaagataatgaaaaacaaacttGATAAGCGAGGTGTGATATTTATCGGTCAGGGGCAGGtttcataaataattataactatggcaactttgccattatcataacttccatggaaaccttgattgccATTGGCTACTGAGCCTTGTTACTAGCTGTTAGTTTGTGTAAAACAGACCCCAGATTGCGAATATACTCGGTCTGCAGCAAACCATAAACAAAATCAGGTAATTGTATATTAATTGAGGAGCACATATCCTACTCTATGTTTCTACACACAGTTTCACTTTTAAATTCAGGAACTGCTTGCAATGAAATTTTGACGGCTAAAAGCAATCAAAATGAACATTAAGGGTTGTTTCAGGTAATCACATATATAACAACAACACAGGAGAATGACATTGCTATCTTTACAGGAGACAATAGTTTGAAAAGGGAAAGTGAAAGAAAGACACATTGTCATGACCAAGGCGGCCTTGTAACATTAGTGCACAGTGAGCAATTATCACCGACAAAGTCattggaaaatcattttcaagATCATCCTTCTACATACACTTTCTAATCTTCCATTTGTGTTTTCTTGTCATCAGCATGTAGTAACATGGAAATCCGTGGAAAAACAGTGCACagttaaagtgatcatttcactttgttctgatttaaaaaattctccttttggttcctaaaaatgggctaaacattaggcttatagtgtaaaaataccatcccaaaagtttcaaagaattatatttacaggatcaattttaaaaccttggagatgtaaaccaaagtttgaaataattgggagttggtttcaatgaggaatctgtgcaccacaacacattaattctagatgaacacagcatgacctacatacagtgtgtacaaggtatactctgaatgtacagtgcagctaatagtgtgtgtataagagatacacacaacagaaggcagtcaaaatagccaacggtttttttgaattggagaaaactggtcataagctgaacccgtctactagatggttctcaaaatcaggctaataaattactacttgtatctaaattagagtttttcatcctatattgtggtctgtttcagggtttttgaggacaaatacaggcactcatacgcacttttcaactcagtttgagaattttttaaatcagctgctcacaaagttaaacgatccctttaagccTGTTAAATAGATTAATTACCATGCTGCTGTTTTACATGTCAAGTGTTTCTGACATTCCCATCTTACACACATGTAGTGGCCATTgaacatttttaaaacattcatcttttttttaatcgatGTTGATCAATTTAGTCACCTTGCGCCATCtcttggtaatgattttttctttaaagataGCCAATTGAGCACTTAACTTTGAGTTTAAGAGATTAAATATCAAAAGCTACAGGCAAAACGATATCTGGAATTTGTTGGACAATTCCATCTTCCATGTAAATCacaaaattatcaaataaaatgcatattaattTCATACCCTTCACATCATAACAAATTTAGGGCATACTCATGACATATACTCTAgtaatgaattggaatagtgaaattcacagggggggggaggggttaccCACTAAGTAAATGTAGCATTTATGTTAAGTTTATCAATAATCCCCTTCATACTGCTCAATATCAAATCACTGTCTACACCAAGTTTTCTGAATGAAGATTAAAGAACATAAGCTCCCTGGGAAATGTACTACAAAATACTCATACGCTAGCTTCAGTGTAATTTGACCAGCACTGTGTATGAACATACAATAGCATCTATCCTAGAACCACTTTGCTTGTAGTCTAACACAAGCCCAGGTGCTCCGCGGGGAGCCTAATTAGCGTCAGGATGTTGGAATGTTGAGTGACGTCTTAATAGCGTGGAGTAGGTCTAGGTCAAGAACCTAAAGAGCCATAGGCAGTCCTGAAGACGTGCAACAGTGACTATGCTTGTTCGCAACCTGGTTTGCACTACTTGTTTGAGTACTGTTCTATCACAAGAATGTCAAACTTTGAGAACTTGTCATTCACATGTGGTTGTGTACAAATTTTGAGTGGGAGTGTGTGCAAAGGATGACATATGTAAAATAATCACTTCATTTACATTGTGGTAATTGTCTATGGGTAACATAAAGTAGTCACTACATGTGAATTGTCTTTGGGTGACATATGTAAAGTAGTCACTACATGTGTGTCCTTGTGGTAATGGTCTTTGAATGAGTAAAGTAGCCACTACAAGTGTGTTTATGGTATGGTCTTTGGGTAACATACGTAAAGTAGTCACTTTATGTATGTTACAATAATTGTCTTTGGGTAACATACATGAAGTAGTCACAACATGTATGTTATGGTATTTGTCTTAGAAGAGCATTATTGATATAATCATATAGTGGTAAAGGATTTGTATATCAATAGCAATCCAAAAGATATTAGGAGGAACACAAATCCAGAATGTGTCTCATAAACTTGTGCAGGTTCATGCTTTTCAGTTTATGGTTAAATCTATATATATACTGGAAATATAGAGTCTAAAATTGACATTAGATAATAAGAAGATAACTTTAAAGTATAGACTCAGTCAACTTAAGTGTTGAATCAAAATGTACATCTAGCAGAAATCTGTGGTATTAAAAACTGACAGTTTGGGGCAAATATCATTaacagaccaaaaaaaaaaagtttatttaccCATTTTGAGCTGGACGTGGATGAAGCGGAAGCGGTAGAGGTGGTCGGGGAGGGTGGCTGGTCTGTTCCTACTCCTTCAGAAGCTGTCTGTGGTGCATCTCCGTTGACCGCAAGAGGAGGGGGTGGTGGCCAGTACTCCTGGTCCGTACCGACGGAGGCGTCTGTACCAACTGCACGGACAGGGGATCCTTGGGTTGGGGAAGGGGTGCTGTAGCCGTTGGCCTTGGGGGATGCTTGGGTGGGGTCTCCTGCACCAATGTCCTCAGGGGCTCCTGGATGACTTCCCTGTAACAATATGGAGAGAGatgggaagagagaaagaagatggaaggagagagaaacagaaagaaaaaatattgtttactaTTTCTTGAGGTAGTGAGTTCCAACCCACCAatgttttggggaaaatgagtATTCGAAATAAACTTCACTGGAACCAATCTCTAGAATACAAGAGCAAATATAGGGCCTACCTCTTCGCTTGAGTTACCTCTTCGCTTGAGTTTGGGATTTGTTAACCTCCAGAAATATCAAATAGGGGGGGAGGTTTGATCCAGTTTCATAATATATGTTATATCAATCTTCTATTTGTGAGAGAAAATTTTTTAGGTACATTTATGAGTTTGCAGAGATGTTGATAGTCACTAAAGAAAGGAAATCCTCGATTTGAAACAGATGTCTACCACTGAATAGTGTGTAATTGGGCCAAGACTTTGATTCAACACAAGTACCTGTAGAGCAACTAAGATCTGATATTATCAAGGGGGTTCAGCTCTGCTTTGTGTATTAGTATTTTAACTCAAAACAAGGTCATGTGTACATTGCTTTGTTGCCAGTGAAAGGgtagtttgtacatgtatggacaAAGTGCACATCTTTCTGCActagttttttttcttgctttgcAGTCAGGGCAATGTATAGGGTGCAGTGGACTTTGGTCACTTTCTACAACATAGACATaacattcaatttttctcaaaataagtGACATTTGAGGAGCATGCAGTAACGTTGGCAATATTGCTTTTATATTAGATGTTTTTAATGACTATACATTCTTTACTTGCAAGCCTGCGGGGTGATTGAACAGCTTcacaatttttcatgtttaacaATACTATCACGATCACTTCcgtatcattatcattgaacCCACCACCAttacaacatcatcatcactaccaccatcactaGAACAACCATCAACACCACTTACATCACCATCAATTGCCACCATTACCAACATTACCACTGCCATTCTATCTCTACCATCATCACTACTGTCATGTCCTACTAGATTTATTCTGTCTAAAGAAAACTTGTGAATGTCAATCAATTGTATACTGACCAATGTGAAAGAAATCGATcctgatctacatgtagttttgcCCAGATAACTTGATGCCTGATCAAGTTGATATTTCTGGCAGTGGAAACCTTgaattatacatatatacaaacCCTATGTGGGTATTTAATACAGTTCCCGGCTCCTAACAGTTCCCAACTTCTAACAGTACCCAAATCCTTGTAGTACTCCACTGCTAACAGAGTAACAGTTCCTAATGAAAAACTCCTTACAGTTTCCAATTCCTTGTACTTCCCAAATTACAGTTCCCAACCTTCAACTACATTGTAAACCTAACACTCAACAGTTCCCAACTCACAACAGTTCCCAACTCTCAATAATTCCTAACTCTCAACAGTTCCAAATTCCCTGACATACCTTCTTGTTTGGCCTTGGTGGCACGGGTGGAGCACCTACCAACTGGAAGGAGGTTCCTGCGGCCTTAGCCTGGACCGGTTGTACCATCCCAATGCCTACCGCATGCTCCTTGTACTCCTTGACAAAATCTTCCATGTCTTTGGCCTCCTTATCGGTCAGGTTCTGGCAGAGTTCCGGGGCTTGGTCATGGGCCGGAAGCTGGACGTGAATCTGCTTCTTGCGGGAGTCTGCTCCTTCTGTCCCCTCGATGGGCTGGCTCTCCATGGGGAGCATCTCCATGTAGCGTGTAGCCTGTAGAGTAATGTAAGAACAATTGGACAGGCAATTTAAAAGCATTGTCAAATTATGGAGATGTGTAGGTAGCTCCATAGCCAAATCAAGTATAGAACTATTTATAAACAGCAACACAAGATGTCAAGTATAAGTTAATCATGAGATTAGATTATTGTTCTGATgatcaattattatcatttctactattgttatcattatgctactactactacgactactactactactaccacctactactactactactactactactactactactac
This genomic interval from Lytechinus pictus isolate F3 Inbred chromosome 3, Lp3.0, whole genome shotgun sequence contains the following:
- the LOC129255726 gene encoding testin-like, translated to METTADTPLWSLPVTLGHEIGAGAPCIKCGDACTGLDLHFWRKICKVCKCGPEDHKIVGQDREQFRKIGRLFDEAHTVRYNLNRMTVSRTQYLNAPEEKEKEENKAVTKKVESNVPNGDSQITFEWIPQGATVETATRYMEMLPMESQPIEGTEGADSRKKQIHVQLPAHDQAPELCQNLTDKEAKDMEDFVKEYKEHAVGIGMVQPVQAKAAGTSFQLVGAPPVPPRPNKKGSHPGAPEDIGAGDPTQASPKANGYSTPSPTQGSPVRAVGTDASVGTDQEYWPPPPPLAVNGDAPQTASEGVGTDQPPSPTTSTASASSTSSSKWQCVKCGENMSGGDVAVFAERAGVDKCWHPGCFRCTTCNELLVDLIYFFKGDNIYCGRHYADTLKPRCAACDELIFALSYTQAEDRNWHVNHFCCFECDTPLGGQQYVAKDSHPYCMDCHSKKFAKLCTSCGMKIGAGVPRLSHNKHHWHADDDCFRCSNCKITLVGKSFLPKEGYIFCSTKCKKQLLR